From the genome of Dermacentor andersoni chromosome 3, qqDerAnde1_hic_scaffold, whole genome shotgun sequence:
CGCCGCGGATGCCCTCCGACGGCAGGACCGAGGACGGCTCCGAAGACCGCAGTGATGTCTCCGATGAAGACGAAGAGGGTCTGGCCACGTCTCCGCCCCGAAGGCCCGCCGCTGTTCTTCCTGCTCCAGTCCGCGGCGGCGCGGCTTCGGTCGGCTCGGCCACGTCTAGCGACCGGATGGCCAGCCTGTACGCGTCCCTGGCTGCCGAGCTACGCGAGAAGCTGAGCAACCCGGACCGCGGCCCTCTCCTGCTGCCTCCCAAGGACTACGGGACCGTGTGCAAGAGGGCCTCGGCCAGGCCCGAGGGAGGCTCCAAGTCGAGCAGCGGCATCGGCTCCGACGAGCTCCTGCCCCGCGAGCTGGACTCGTCTTCCGACGAAGAGTGGCCCGCCCACCAGCCGCATCAGAAGCGGGAGCAGCGCAGGAACCGCCGACCGGTGTCATTTCCGGCGgcctccaccgccgccgccacggtcttcggtggaccgCAGCAGAAGCAGCGCCAGCCGCACGCGCCACACCGCCAGATTCAGACGCCGCAGCCATACCGCAACGGACAAGTGCCACAGCAGCAGAGACCGTTCTCGCAGCAGCAACAGCACCCGCCGAGCCACCGACAGTCGGCGACGTCCAGGCAGGTGGTTGCGCCCGAGTCCAGGGCGTACCAGCCACACCAtcaccaacagcagcagcaacaacagccaGAGCCTTTGAGGCAGCACAACCAGAAAAGAAGCAGGGACTACAGGCACAGCTTCGTGGAGCCGTCGACGCGTAGGCCCTTGCCTCTctaagaaagcaaagaaaaataacGAGGCGACGATTTGCAACCGCCGTCGGTTCGTGGCGTAATGCAAAGACAGTATATACACAGATGCCAACCGCTCAAGAGGCGACGTTTACGCGACGAAGCCAACGTGTCGTCGCCGCGCAGTCCTATGCGCCGCTCTCAGCTGTACAACTTTACATTTGTACTAGTCGTGCAGAGCGGCGTGCCTCTGGACGGTCACTCAGAGTAGAACCATGCGTGACGGGACGTCAGAGGACATTTGGAGTCAGGTTGCGGGAAAGTACTTTCAGGGCGCCGAGGTTCATTTTCACAGTGGACAGAGGACTTGCGAAATGCTGAAGCGTCCTCTTTAAAAGTGCACGAGCGAGCCAACTTTCACGTCGGCAGTCCTTGAGCACCAGTGTGGAATCGATCCAGGTGCTCCCGAAATACCTCTAGTGACTCCATGGAAGATATGGGTGGCGTTTATATAGTTCAGGAAATGAGCGCGGAAGGTGAAACAAAACCGCACCCTGAGACTTCAGGAAAGTCGGTAACGACTTGCAAAGCGTGCAACTTTGCCACGATCAACAAAGTGTGTATCGCTGATGTGGGTTTCTTCTTGAAAGCGGGAACCTCACCgcagtgcgcgtgcgcgtgcccTGGCCGAGGCTGCACCTCTCGGGCATGCGCAAGATCTCGCAAGTCTGTGTTTTTTTGGACGAGGGATTGATTCGAATGAGTGCCACTCTAGGCTGCTGTGCGTCAACTTGTGCGTCAGGTCCAGCAGTGCGTCAACTCCAACAGTGCCCTGATTTATTGAATACACGCAACTGATTAACAGGTCTCCGATAAGGCGAGGGATAGCAAATCGTGTAACACCGGGGGAGTACGGCAGACCGGACCTTCCAACGCCGCCACTGCCACCAGCTAACGACCACTGGAAGCAACTACACAAGCTTGGACCGCGTTTCCAGGAGCTTCGCTCGCGATGACGatgctgttttattttttaaatattttgacTAAAAGAAGCTGCACTTTGCTGCGACGGCGCGTTCGTGGACTTGTTTTTCAACTTCTACAAATGACGTtagtaataaaataaaacaaaggcgACAGATTTCTCGTGGACTCTGTGTGTGTTACATTGTCACGCTGTGCTAGATTTATAAATGCCACTGTAATAGAAGGATGGAGGGGGGCAAAtatttgttctttgttttacCACGGTAACAATGCGCGTTTCACGGCAGCGAATCAAATTGATatgaagtaagaaagaaagaaagaaagaaagaaagaatgtacATATAGGTTTTCACGACATCCACGTCAAAACTCTCGAATCAGGAAAGAAATTGAGGCACAACTCATTCATTGGGGATGTTTATCGTCGTTAATACGATTAGAATTCAAGTGGTCATGCGCATACATGTAATTTTATGATGGGTTTCTGAGATGATTGGTCAGATTCGTTTAATGTTAAATAATTATGAACCTCGTTGTGTTATAAGAATGGTGAGAGGTGCAATATTCATTATATATGTGCAGGTGATAATGACACGTAATTAGCGGTGGAAGAAGATTATATTGAGAAGGTTCCTGTTCAGAAATGTCACTTGACAACGTATCGCCATTGTTTTCTTATCGCCTGATCCGGCCTAAAggtaaatagagagagagaacgggaagagccaccgccgaaacgcgtcgtGTATGAGCCGTGTGCAGAAACCGCGGGCTTCCCTCTCGCGCTTGccgctatggtgttaggctgctgagcacgaggtcgcgggatcgaatcccggccacggcggccgcatttcgatggaggcgaaatgtgataacacccgtgtacttagatttaggtgcacgttaaagaaccccaggtggtcgaaatttccggagtcctccactacggtgtgcctcataatcagaaattggttttggcacgtaaaaccccataatttaattttttttttctcgcgcttgcctctggacacgctgtgccatccAGTGGCACGTTCGTGTAGTCCTTCTGCTTTCGCGCGGTCTCCCATATTGCACCAGTGGCGCACCAGTGCGTACTAACACTGAGAGTTAATCCGTCCTTGCCCAGGCTGCCCATAAGAtcgtcgttcattgtttcaacattaaggtcctcttcctgggttaaagccgaatacctgttctgtagcttggtcgtgaattcctctattttccctcttactgttagctcattgatcggcttcttatgtaccagtttcttccgttccctcctcaagtctaggctaattcgagtggCCGAGCGAATACAGCACCGGACCGCTGTTCTCGGCGACCCAGGTTCGATAGTGACCAGTatcgcagtttcttttttttagtcatTGTTTCCGTTGCAATGACCAGAGGCTAGAGCACACGATACAACCCGGAAAGAGGGGTAGTAGCCTatgaatgttaatcgcattaataAATAATCTATCATATCCTTTTTCGGAGCAGACGCACTGCCTGATGACACCGGGGCGTAGTTCACAAAGCGTTGTTTGCCGTCGGCCGGCccccttcgctaatgatatgcccAGTCCAGACTCGTGATCGGCTGGAATATGCGCACACGAATAATTCCAGCGCGATACGTTTCTGTGAATATG
Proteins encoded in this window:
- the LOC126524583 gene encoding uncharacterized protein, coding for MAFRRGAKEMKKQSYYVWFLGAKESRGLRGLEYIGPVLRFLLEREREVEPPKVTLQVSGKGIKMVQNIARGVRGKMEQVKHLIPQHAVTCVHQDGDLVCCILLLYNPVTRCPVHVHVYRCDSSETAAMLRQQLQQLVERPDNQTKFREIEHRLAAKGLLREHSFHHHHHHSGPPRMPSDGRTEDGSEDRSDVSDEDEEGLATSPPRRPAAVLPAPVRGGAASVGSATSSDRMASLYASLAAELREKLSNPDRGPLLLPPKDYGTVCKRASARPEGGSKSSSGIGSDELLPRELDSSSDEEWPAHQPHQKREQRRNRRPVSFPAASTAAATVFGGPQQKQRQPHAPHRQIQTPQPYRNGQVPQQQRPFSQQQQHPPSHRQSATSRQVVAPESRAYQPHHHQQQQQQQPEPLRQHNQKRSRDYRHSFVEPSTRRPLPL